In one window of Opitutus sp. GAS368 DNA:
- a CDS encoding Uma2 family endonuclease, which produces MSEAYEEVIQGEMVSRRPPPLAHETLVNRLHALVATALGPNAALQLLPPRASLQLADDCVLRPDLTVVRTAPELAGSARLYLVAEVLLPGDHHLDTFVKKQLWSDLRLPRLWMVDPRYLNVEVYGLGEYGFTLEDILAHHHPLTDPELPGLGCSMDELFARL; this is translated from the coding sequence ATGAGCGAAGCTTACGAGGAGGTCATCCAGGGCGAGATGGTCAGCCGGCGTCCGCCGCCCCTCGCCCACGAAACCCTCGTCAACCGGTTGCACGCGCTCGTGGCCACGGCCCTGGGGCCAAACGCCGCCCTGCAGCTCCTGCCGCCGCGCGCCAGCCTGCAGCTGGCCGACGACTGCGTCCTGCGGCCCGACCTCACCGTGGTCCGCACCGCGCCGGAGCTGGCGGGCTCCGCCCGTCTCTACCTTGTAGCCGAGGTGCTGCTGCCCGGCGACCACCACCTCGACACCTTCGTGAAGAAGCAGCTCTGGTCGGATCTCCGCCTGCCGCGGCTCTGGATGGTCGATCCGCGCTACCTGAACGTGGAGGTCTACGGCCTCGGGGAATACGGCTTCACGCTCGAGGATATCCTCGCCCACCACCATCCGCTCACCGATCCGGAGCTGCCCGGACTTGGTTGCAGTATGGACGAACTCTTCGCTAGGCTCTGA
- the rsmA gene encoding 16S rRNA (adenine(1518)-N(6)/adenine(1519)-N(6))-dimethyltransferase RsmA, which produces MPLTPKSTRELLAQLGHEPKRFLGQNFLVDGNIVRKSLELGGVAPGDTVVEIGPGLGTLTNALLEAGAEVWAIERDYNLHKHLAATLAATNPRLHLMEGDAVEHPLAGLDPLERGRPRPRDVGGEVAAPPSARPFKIVANLPYAIATPWLDGVLSGPLPDRMVLMLQQEAAQRYVARPGSKTFGAISIFLQAAYAVAPGHKVDGSCFYPQPDIESYLLHLTRLPAPFTFPAATKAVIRACFQQRRKQIGGLLRGKLPDGGAAWLAKLAAAGLSAATRPEQIPVAQWRELTV; this is translated from the coding sequence ATGCCGCTGACGCCAAAAAGCACGCGCGAGCTGCTCGCCCAGCTCGGCCACGAGCCGAAGCGCTTCCTCGGGCAGAATTTCCTCGTCGACGGCAACATCGTCCGCAAATCCCTCGAGCTCGGCGGCGTCGCGCCGGGCGACACGGTCGTCGAGATCGGGCCGGGCCTCGGCACGCTGACCAACGCCCTGCTCGAGGCCGGCGCGGAGGTCTGGGCGATCGAGCGCGACTACAACCTGCACAAGCATCTCGCCGCCACCCTCGCCGCGACCAACCCGCGCCTCCACCTGATGGAGGGCGACGCCGTCGAGCACCCGCTGGCGGGGCTTGATCCTTTGGAGCGCGGGCGACCCCGCCCGCGAGACGTGGGCGGCGAGGTCGCCGCCCCTCCATCAGCCCGTCCCTTCAAGATCGTGGCCAACCTGCCCTACGCCATCGCCACGCCCTGGCTCGATGGCGTGCTCTCCGGCCCGCTGCCGGACCGCATGGTGCTCATGCTCCAGCAGGAGGCGGCGCAGCGCTACGTCGCCCGGCCGGGTTCCAAGACTTTCGGCGCCATCTCCATCTTCCTGCAGGCCGCCTATGCCGTCGCGCCCGGCCACAAGGTGGACGGCTCGTGCTTTTATCCGCAGCCGGACATCGAGTCCTACCTGCTCCACCTCACGCGCCTGCCGGCGCCGTTCACCTTCCCCGCGGCCACCAAGGCCGTCATCCGCGCCTGCTTCCAGCAGCGCCGGAAACAAATCGGCGGCCTGTTGCGCGGCAAGCTGCCCGACGGTGGCGCGGCGTGGCTGGCGAAGCTGGCGGCGGCCGGCCTCAGCGCCGCCACCCGGCCGGAGCAGATTCCCGTGGCACAGTGGCGGGAACTGACGGTCTGA
- a CDS encoding MazG family protein: MSAIDELRRTMARLRAPDGCPWDREQTHQTLARCLIDECSELLDTIDRNDLPHMREELGDVLIQVVFHAQLAAERGDFDFDDVAREINEKLIRRHPHVFGDGRADNSAQVIEVWEKVKATEKAAAGKTESAVFKKLPPRLPALMFAEEVAKRIEKQSLPADGIVDGAGVARLAAGLTEAAAGRQLYELAAACRQRGLDPESALRKECDRVMGGIEARVGAVAPNRP; this comes from the coding sequence ATGAGTGCGATTGACGAACTCCGCCGGACCATGGCCCGGCTCCGCGCCCCCGACGGCTGCCCGTGGGACCGTGAGCAAACCCACCAGACGCTGGCCCGCTGCCTGATCGACGAGTGCAGCGAGCTGCTCGACACCATCGACCGGAACGACCTCCCGCACATGCGCGAGGAACTCGGCGACGTGCTGATCCAGGTGGTGTTCCATGCCCAGCTCGCGGCGGAACGCGGGGACTTCGACTTCGACGACGTCGCGCGCGAGATCAATGAGAAGCTCATCCGCCGCCACCCGCACGTCTTCGGCGACGGCCGCGCCGACAACTCCGCGCAGGTCATCGAGGTGTGGGAAAAGGTGAAGGCCACCGAAAAGGCGGCCGCCGGCAAGACGGAGTCGGCCGTCTTCAAAAAACTGCCGCCGCGCCTTCCGGCGCTGATGTTCGCCGAGGAAGTGGCCAAGCGGATCGAGAAACAGTCGCTGCCAGCCGACGGGATCGTGGACGGCGCCGGCGTGGCCCGGCTGGCGGCCGGCCTCACGGAGGCCGCGGCCGGGCGGCAGCTTTACGAACTGGCGGCGGCCTGCCGCCAGCGCGGCCTCGACCCCGAGTCCGCCCTGCGCAAGGAATGTGACCGCGTGATGGGAGGAATCGAAGCGAGGGTAGGGGCGGTTGCCCCCAACCGCCCATGA
- the trpC gene encoding indole-3-glycerol phosphate synthase TrpC, producing the protein MDKLTEIMAHKRREIAPLLRPVFPDELAALDRDLARPPSFRAALRRPDGRLAVIAEIKRRSPSAGVIKENASALEQAHRYRAAGAGALSILTDEKYFGGRLEDLQEVTGDFAAQGPAIPCLRKDFMVHPVQVLQARLAGASAILLIVRALTDEEIEALHSAATAAGLDALFEIHTEDELARAVRHGAKIIGVNNRDLAIFQTDLGLSERLIPLFPKDVVAVSESGIATGADAARAKAAGAHAVLVGESLMRAADPAAVIREFHRHV; encoded by the coding sequence ATGGACAAGCTGACCGAAATCATGGCCCACAAGCGGCGGGAGATCGCCCCGTTGCTGCGGCCCGTGTTCCCGGACGAACTGGCGGCGCTGGACCGCGACCTGGCCAGGCCGCCGTCCTTCCGGGCGGCGCTCCGCCGGCCCGACGGCCGCCTGGCGGTCATTGCCGAGATCAAGCGCCGGTCCCCTTCCGCCGGCGTCATCAAGGAAAATGCCTCCGCGCTCGAGCAGGCGCACCGTTACCGCGCCGCGGGCGCCGGCGCCCTGTCCATCCTCACCGACGAAAAGTATTTCGGCGGCCGCCTGGAGGACCTGCAGGAAGTCACGGGGGATTTCGCCGCGCAGGGTCCGGCCATTCCCTGCCTGCGCAAGGACTTCATGGTCCACCCCGTCCAGGTGCTGCAGGCCCGCCTGGCCGGCGCCAGCGCCATCCTGCTCATCGTCCGGGCGCTGACCGACGAGGAAATCGAGGCGCTGCACTCGGCCGCCACCGCCGCCGGGCTCGACGCGCTCTTTGAGATCCACACCGAGGACGAGCTGGCGCGCGCCGTCCGCCACGGGGCGAAGATCATCGGCGTGAACAACCGCGACCTCGCGATCTTCCAGACCGACCTCGGCCTGTCCGAGCGCCTCATTCCCCTTTTCCCGAAGGACGTCGTGGCTGTCAGCGAGAGCGGCATCGCCACCGGGGCCGATGCCGCCCGGGCCAAGGCCGCCGGCGCGCATGCCGTGCTGGTCGGCGAGTCGCTGATGCGGGCCGCCGACCCGGCCGCCGTGATCCGGGAGTTTCACCGCCATGTTTGA